The proteins below are encoded in one region of Myxococcales bacterium:
- the sppA gene encoding signal peptide peptidase SppA: protein MRRASFALLVGAALALSCEGRPRSGSYGASGSKASSSLFGRATGKLVEIDLTQGAPESAGGGLFPMPASRTYVGLVRALERARDDQDAKGVFVRLGERAVGFARAREVGGLLGEIRKAGKPVVCHAHGLDNAGAWVALAGCDRIWLSPAGEIASVGIAGQMVYFKSALDKLKIGADFLHVGKFKSASEPMTRDGPSDEARLALTETLGSIRKSWLDGVEAARKNPQLRSDMEHGPWSPREAKERGLVDALGYESEALDEAKKRAGTERVSGGFGARSEKGDGPDIAELIRILSGADDSAGGRPHIALVPAEGSISMAPGGLLDGGGITAKALTKTLRKVAKDDSVKAVVLRIDSPGGSALASDLLWYELRELGKKKPIIASVGEMAASGGYYLACAAERIIAEPTSIVGSIGVLGGKIVLNDALAEYGINTVTFPASPEPGAAARATYLSGLARWDDPTRVRVQKQMDEVYQLFLERVAEGRKLPIEKIRESAEGRIWSGQQGLDRKLVDELGGLARALQVARELGKLDERAPVEVVGKDDSLFESLILGEAADAKAVEGAVARVALAREPFTAGVASELRPFVAGLAPLLANETVLTTLPFALVVR, encoded by the coding sequence GGGCTGTTCCCGATGCCCGCGTCCCGCACTTACGTCGGTCTGGTTCGCGCGCTCGAACGCGCGCGGGACGATCAAGACGCGAAGGGTGTGTTCGTGCGGCTGGGTGAGCGCGCGGTGGGCTTTGCGCGGGCACGGGAGGTTGGCGGGCTGCTCGGTGAGATCCGGAAAGCTGGCAAACCCGTCGTGTGCCACGCTCACGGCCTCGACAATGCGGGCGCGTGGGTGGCGCTGGCGGGGTGTGATCGCATCTGGCTGTCGCCGGCAGGTGAGATCGCGTCCGTCGGCATCGCCGGCCAGATGGTGTATTTCAAGTCCGCGCTCGACAAACTCAAGATCGGTGCCGACTTTCTCCACGTCGGAAAATTCAAGAGCGCGTCGGAGCCCATGACACGGGACGGGCCGAGCGACGAGGCACGCCTCGCCCTCACCGAGACTCTCGGATCCATCCGCAAGAGCTGGTTGGACGGCGTCGAGGCAGCGCGGAAAAATCCGCAGCTCCGCTCGGACATGGAGCACGGGCCGTGGTCGCCGCGGGAAGCCAAGGAGCGCGGCTTGGTGGACGCCCTCGGCTACGAATCCGAGGCGCTCGACGAGGCCAAGAAGCGCGCCGGCACCGAGCGGGTGAGCGGGGGATTTGGCGCGCGCAGCGAGAAGGGTGACGGGCCCGACATCGCCGAGTTGATCCGCATCTTGTCCGGCGCGGACGACAGCGCAGGTGGACGCCCTCACATCGCGCTGGTGCCGGCTGAAGGCTCGATCAGCATGGCCCCGGGGGGTCTGCTCGACGGGGGTGGCATCACCGCCAAGGCGTTGACCAAGACGCTGCGCAAGGTCGCCAAGGACGACTCGGTGAAGGCGGTCGTGCTGCGCATCGACTCACCCGGCGGCTCGGCGCTCGCGAGCGACCTGCTCTGGTACGAGCTGCGCGAGCTAGGCAAGAAGAAACCGATCATCGCCTCGGTGGGTGAGATGGCGGCGAGCGGCGGGTACTACCTGGCCTGCGCGGCGGAGCGCATCATCGCCGAGCCTACCAGCATCGTCGGCAGCATCGGTGTGCTCGGCGGGAAGATCGTCTTGAACGACGCGCTCGCCGAGTACGGCATCAACACCGTCACTTTTCCGGCCAGCCCAGAGCCCGGGGCGGCGGCACGCGCCACGTATCTCTCCGGGCTCGCGCGCTGGGACGATCCGACCCGCGTGCGCGTTCAGAAGCAGATGGACGAGGTCTACCAGCTGTTTCTCGAACGCGTGGCAGAAGGCCGGAAGCTTCCGATCGAGAAGATCCGTGAGTCCGCCGAAGGCCGCATCTGGAGCGGACAGCAGGGGCTGGATCGCAAGCTCGTCGATGAGCTCGGAGGGCTCGCCCGTGCGCTTCAGGTCGCGCGTGAGCTCGGCAAGCTCGATGAACGAGCACCGGTCGAGGTCGTTGGCAAAGACGACAGCCTGTTCGAGTCGTTGATCTTGGGTGAAGCTGCCGACGCCAAGGCAGTCGAAGGCGCCGTCGCTCGTGTTGCCCTCGCGCGTGAGCCCTTCACGGCTGGCGTGGCGTCGGAGCTCCGCCCGTTCGTTGCGGGCCTTGCGCCGCTGCTCGCCAACGAGACCGTACTGACGACCTTGCCGTTTGCGCTCGTCGTTCGCTGA
- the yhbY gene encoding ribosome assembly RNA-binding protein YhbY, producing the protein MTRPLTGKQRRHLRALAHHLDPVIQIGNAGVTEGFLAELGRALHTHELVKVRVGTESPITATDSVLPIETGTKSQVAQVIGRTLIVYRRRQKDPKIVLPKEAGKK; encoded by the coding sequence GTGACCCGCCCCCTGACCGGAAAACAGCGCCGCCACCTGCGCGCCCTCGCCCACCACCTCGATCCGGTGATCCAGATCGGCAACGCCGGAGTGACCGAGGGATTTCTCGCCGAGCTGGGCCGAGCGCTGCACACTCACGAGCTGGTCAAGGTGCGGGTGGGCACCGAGAGCCCCATCACCGCAACCGACAGCGTCCTGCCCATCGAAACCGGGACGAAGTCCCAGGTCGCACAGGTCATCGGGCGCACGCTGATCGTGTATCGCCGGCGCCAGAAAGATCCGAAGATCGTGCTGCCTAAGGAAGCCGGCAAGAAGTAG
- a CDS encoding universal stress protein, translated as MPQAARPTAFKTILVATDLSETGAHALDYALCLASERDDAALHVVYVAGTRGDLLEVTTPEGSAEMTAGAAAKYLADHVERARVDAMKEGEPIESGRVSVHVRSGVADDEIVTLAEKLAVSLIVLGTHGRRGLRNLVLGSVAESVLKVATRPVLVVRPKAYPPPEE; from the coding sequence ATGCCGCAAGCCGCGCGACCCACCGCGTTCAAGACCATCCTGGTGGCCACGGATCTGTCCGAGACCGGCGCCCACGCGCTCGACTACGCCCTGTGTCTGGCGTCCGAACGCGACGACGCGGCGCTGCACGTCGTGTACGTCGCCGGAACGCGCGGCGACCTGCTCGAGGTCACCACGCCAGAAGGCAGCGCGGAGATGACCGCGGGAGCCGCCGCCAAGTACCTCGCCGATCACGTCGAGCGCGCACGAGTCGACGCCATGAAAGAAGGCGAGCCCATCGAGAGCGGGCGAGTCAGCGTGCACGTGCGCTCCGGTGTGGCCGACGACGAGATCGTCACCTTGGCCGAGAAACTCGCGGTGAGCCTGATCGTGCTCGGCACCCACGGGCGCCGTGGGCTCCGAAATCTGGTGCTCGGCTCGGTGGCTGAGAGTGTGCTGAAAGTCGCGACCCGCCCGGTGCTGGTGGTGAGGCCCAAGGCCTATCCTCCACCCGAAGAATGA
- a CDS encoding teichoic acid biosynthesis protein gives MRILYGVVGEGMGHATRSRVVLEHLLAAGHEIKVVVSGRAHKFLTDRLAGRDRLTVEEIHGLSLRYFGNRLDKSESLFENLKDAPKGIKKNIEVYRKVAEDGFTPELVISDFESWAAFYALNHFLPVISIDNMQVINRCRHEKPLTKSGGMNFRIAKLAVKIKMPGAYHYLVTSFFYPPVKKRRTSLVPPILRPEILAARREPGDHVLVYQTAGNNEQLVPTLKKLPFRFRVYGMGKDGTDGNVTLRPFSENGFVDDLRTARAVIAGGGFSLMSEAVSLHVPLLSVPIEQQYEQELNARYLEQLGYGQWAPKLSQDVISGFLGRVDEFTANLERFERHDNGMLFACVDELIRRRAADEPGPDRLESEAMGKWTPDQPDAGASTTEV, from the coding sequence ATGCGGATTCTTTATGGGGTCGTGGGCGAAGGCATGGGGCACGCGACTCGCAGTCGTGTGGTCCTCGAGCACCTTCTGGCGGCGGGTCACGAGATCAAGGTCGTGGTGTCCGGCCGTGCCCACAAGTTCCTGACGGATCGTCTGGCGGGGCGCGACCGGCTGACGGTGGAGGAGATCCACGGGCTGAGCCTGCGTTACTTCGGCAACCGCCTCGACAAGTCCGAGAGTCTGTTCGAGAACCTGAAGGACGCACCGAAGGGCATCAAGAAGAACATCGAGGTGTACCGCAAGGTCGCCGAGGACGGCTTCACGCCGGAGCTGGTGATCAGCGACTTCGAGTCCTGGGCGGCCTTCTACGCGCTGAACCATTTTTTGCCGGTGATCAGCATCGACAACATGCAGGTCATCAACCGCTGCCGGCACGAAAAGCCGCTCACGAAATCCGGAGGCATGAACTTTCGCATCGCCAAGCTGGCGGTGAAGATCAAGATGCCCGGCGCCTACCACTACCTGGTGACGAGCTTCTTCTACCCACCGGTGAAGAAACGCCGCACCAGCTTGGTCCCGCCCATCTTGCGGCCGGAGATCTTGGCGGCGCGGCGCGAGCCCGGCGATCACGTGCTGGTCTATCAGACGGCCGGCAACAACGAGCAGCTGGTACCCACGCTCAAGAAGCTGCCGTTTCGCTTCCGGGTCTACGGCATGGGGAAGGACGGCACCGACGGCAACGTCACGCTGCGACCGTTCTCGGAGAACGGCTTCGTCGACGACCTGCGCACTGCCCGCGCCGTGATCGCCGGCGGCGGGTTCTCGCTGATGAGCGAGGCCGTGAGTTTGCACGTTCCGCTCTTGTCGGTGCCGATCGAACAGCAATACGAACAGGAGCTGAACGCACGCTACCTGGAGCAGCTGGGTTACGGGCAGTGGGCGCCCAAGCTGAGTCAGGACGTGATCTCCGGTTTTCTCGGGCGCGTGGACGAGTTCACGGCGAACCTCGAGCGCTTCGAGCGCCACGACAACGGGATGCTGTTTGCGTGTGTCGACGAGCTGATCCGTCGGCGCGCGGCGGACGAGCCGGGCCCCGACCGCCTGGAGTCCGAGGCCATGGGCAAGTGGACGCCGGACCAGCCGGACGCCGGCGCGTCGACGACCGAGGTCTGA
- a CDS encoding FAD-binding protein, with translation MSSPTPEPWLPSPAAREKALRLLERALGPSKLLTEREACAAYAEDESEARGHVPFAVVRAESSADILAALAVARDAEVPITPRSAGTGRTGGAVPTAGGIVLSTLGMNQIKEIDPREMLAVVQPGVVLADLHAAVEREGLFYPPDPNSVESCALGGNVAENAGGPRAFKYGVTREYVLGVEAFLMGGQRIAAGRRTVKGVTGYDVTALLVGSEGTLAVFGDVTLRLVPKPPSVMTLLALFPDVRAASTAVANMTGAGVIPRCIELLDSHTLAAMRAAGNELSERAGALLLLEVDGEPSETEREAERVGNACDGALEILVAADAGQREKLWAARREMSRAVRKLSRHKLSEDVVVPRQQIPELLERVAAHAEKSGVRHLTYGHAGDGNLHVNFLWDEADEEPAVQRAIERLFRDVIELRGTLSGEHGIGVLKAPYLSLEQSPELITLQRDIKRVFDPQGLLNPGKIFAGSSHRAC, from the coding sequence ATGTCCAGCCCAACGCCGGAGCCTTGGCTGCCGAGTCCCGCTGCGCGTGAAAAGGCGCTGCGTTTGCTCGAGCGCGCCCTCGGGCCGTCGAAGCTGCTCACCGAGCGCGAGGCGTGCGCTGCCTACGCCGAGGATGAGTCCGAGGCGCGTGGCCACGTGCCCTTCGCGGTGGTGCGCGCCGAGTCGAGCGCCGACATCCTGGCGGCACTCGCCGTCGCGCGGGACGCCGAGGTCCCCATCACTCCGCGCAGCGCGGGCACTGGCCGCACCGGCGGCGCCGTGCCCACCGCGGGCGGCATCGTGCTCTCCACTCTCGGCATGAATCAGATCAAGGAGATCGATCCACGCGAGATGCTCGCCGTCGTTCAGCCCGGAGTCGTGCTCGCCGATCTGCATGCTGCGGTGGAGCGCGAGGGACTGTTCTACCCGCCGGATCCCAACAGCGTCGAGAGCTGCGCGCTCGGCGGCAACGTGGCGGAGAACGCCGGCGGTCCCCGCGCCTTCAAGTACGGAGTGACGCGAGAGTACGTGCTCGGGGTCGAGGCCTTCTTGATGGGGGGTCAGCGCATCGCGGCTGGGCGTCGCACCGTGAAGGGGGTGACCGGTTACGATGTCACCGCGCTCCTGGTCGGCAGTGAAGGCACCCTCGCGGTTTTTGGTGACGTCACCCTGCGGCTGGTGCCGAAGCCGCCGAGCGTGATGACACTGCTCGCGTTGTTTCCGGATGTGCGAGCCGCCAGCACGGCGGTTGCCAACATGACCGGCGCCGGCGTGATCCCCCGCTGCATCGAGCTGCTCGACTCGCACACCCTCGCGGCGATGCGCGCGGCGGGCAACGAGCTCTCCGAGCGGGCGGGGGCCCTGCTCTTGCTCGAGGTCGATGGGGAGCCGAGCGAGACCGAGCGCGAGGCCGAACGCGTCGGCAATGCCTGCGACGGCGCCCTCGAAATCTTGGTAGCCGCAGATGCCGGGCAGCGGGAGAAACTCTGGGCGGCTCGCCGCGAGATGAGCCGCGCCGTGCGCAAGCTCTCCCGCCACAAACTCAGCGAAGACGTGGTCGTGCCCCGACAGCAGATCCCCGAGCTGCTCGAGCGGGTGGCCGCGCACGCGGAAAAATCCGGCGTTCGCCACCTCACCTACGGGCACGCCGGAGACGGCAACCTGCACGTGAACTTCCTGTGGGACGAGGCGGACGAGGAGCCGGCGGTGCAGCGGGCCATCGAACGACTCTTCCGCGACGTGATCGAGCTCCGGGGCACCCTCAGTGGCGAGCACGGCATCGGCGTGCTCAAGGCCCCCTATCTGTCCCTCGAGCAGTCACCGGAGCTGATCACCTTGCAGCGAGACATCAAGCGCGTGTTCGATCCGCAGGGGCTCTTGAATCCCGGGAAGATCTTCGCCGGCAGCTCGCATCGGGCGTGTTGA
- a CDS encoding cyclic nucleotide-binding domain-containing protein, with protein sequence MRVIAKAKTDVGRRRQGNEDAILVDEGLGLFVVCDGMGGHAAGEVASNAAIEAIRERVAARLPGIAEIEPELRAAALAELLRDAVERANTRVYELGADDTSRRGAGTTCTALCIYGGKAALAHVGDTRLYLMRGGQVHQISNDHTFLAEAMRRGMPRAEAMENFATNMLSRAVGPHPHVDIDTLSFDLLPADRLMLCSDGLHGYFVEPSELRPFLEKFSTAPDRLVDAANEAGGEDNISVIVLEVSPEAPPAGEDSVRLSRVTQALRALSGIEVLRELTYSELLEVIGALRSEDQPAGTVIIREGEASAAFYIIASGRAAVERGRKRLAELGQGSHFGEMALLTNRPRSATVVTLEPSRLLVLTREALYPLFQHNPVLAVKFLWNLGVRQSLRLDETTEWLSTGRDAAPDTLVESWGDEVVASPFSRRP encoded by the coding sequence GTGCGGGTCATTGCCAAAGCCAAGACCGACGTCGGCCGCCGACGTCAGGGGAACGAGGACGCAATTTTGGTCGACGAGGGCCTGGGCCTGTTCGTCGTCTGTGACGGCATGGGTGGCCACGCCGCCGGCGAGGTCGCCTCGAACGCCGCCATCGAGGCCATCCGTGAGCGGGTCGCCGCGCGTCTCCCGGGCATTGCGGAGATCGAGCCCGAGCTTCGTGCCGCGGCCCTCGCCGAGCTGTTGCGGGATGCCGTGGAGCGGGCGAACACTCGGGTGTACGAGCTGGGTGCTGACGATACGTCGCGACGCGGAGCCGGAACCACCTGCACCGCGCTCTGCATCTACGGTGGCAAGGCGGCCCTGGCTCACGTCGGTGATACCCGCCTCTATTTGATGCGCGGCGGACAGGTGCACCAGATCTCCAACGACCACACCTTCCTCGCCGAGGCGATGCGCCGCGGCATGCCGCGCGCGGAGGCGATGGAGAATTTCGCCACCAACATGTTGTCCCGCGCGGTGGGACCTCACCCGCACGTCGACATCGACACGCTGAGCTTCGACCTGCTGCCCGCCGACCGGCTCATGCTCTGCAGCGATGGGCTCCACGGTTACTTCGTCGAACCCAGCGAGCTGCGGCCGTTCCTCGAGAAGTTCTCGACCGCCCCGGACCGGCTCGTCGACGCAGCCAACGAAGCCGGCGGTGAGGACAACATCAGTGTCATCGTGCTCGAAGTCTCACCGGAAGCACCACCGGCAGGCGAAGACTCGGTGCGGCTCAGCCGGGTGACCCAGGCGCTTCGAGCGCTCTCGGGCATCGAAGTCCTCCGAGAGCTCACCTACTCGGAGTTGCTCGAGGTGATCGGCGCGCTGCGCTCCGAGGACCAACCCGCCGGGACGGTCATCATTCGCGAGGGCGAGGCAAGCGCGGCGTTTTACATCATCGCCAGCGGGCGCGCCGCCGTCGAACGAGGGCGCAAACGCCTGGCCGAGCTCGGGCAAGGCAGCCACTTCGGCGAGATGGCGCTGCTCACCAACCGTCCGCGCTCCGCCACGGTCGTGACCCTCGAGCCAAGTCGGCTGCTGGTGCTCACGCGCGAGGCGCTCTACCCGCTCTTCCAGCACAACCCCGTGCTGGCGGTGAAGTTCCTGTGGAACCTGGGTGTGCGCCAGAGCCTGCGACTCGACGAGACGACGGAGTGGCTGAGCACGGGGCGTGATGCCGCCCCGGACACCCTCGTCGAGAGCTGGGGCGACGAGGTCGTTGCGTCACCGTTCAGCCGTCGCCCCTGA
- the orn gene encoding oligoribonuclease yields MTEASRIERVQSATNLVWLDLEMTGLDPTRDVILQAALVVTNAALESLEEYAADVWQPEAALASMVPFVREMHQKTGLSARIAGSKTDLRAVERQLMERVTGWCPYGAVLCGNSVHNDKAFIDRWMPALAGYLSYRLVDVSSFKVLAKLWYGPDAVFKKPKEGEHDAIVDIRNSIAELAFYRERLMRPASG; encoded by the coding sequence ATGACCGAGGCGTCACGAATCGAGCGCGTTCAGAGCGCCACGAACCTGGTCTGGCTCGATCTGGAGATGACCGGGCTCGATCCGACCCGGGACGTCATTCTGCAGGCCGCGCTGGTGGTGACCAACGCGGCGCTCGAGTCCCTGGAGGAGTATGCGGCGGACGTGTGGCAACCCGAGGCCGCGCTCGCCAGCATGGTGCCCTTCGTGCGCGAGATGCACCAGAAGACGGGGCTGTCGGCGCGCATCGCTGGGTCGAAGACCGATCTCCGGGCCGTCGAGCGGCAGTTGATGGAACGTGTCACTGGCTGGTGTCCGTACGGAGCCGTGCTCTGCGGCAACAGCGTTCACAACGACAAAGCCTTCATCGACCGCTGGATGCCGGCGCTCGCGGGGTATCTCTCGTATCGTCTGGTCGACGTGTCGAGCTTCAAGGTGCTGGCAAAGCTCTGGTACGGGCCAGACGCCGTGTTCAAGAAGCCCAAAGAGGGCGAGCACGACGCGATCGTCGACATTCGCAACAGCATCGCGGAGCTGGCGTTCTACCGCGAACGACTCATGCGACCCGCTTCGGGTTGA
- a CDS encoding peptidoglycan DD-metalloendopeptidase family protein encodes MRLFPTVSLLASTLLLSGCTLDSGEGAEPAQTGSGGAGSSIGGGGSGWASGGEAGVAGAAGMAGMAGMAGAAGAGDDAGAGGTTGSGGAATGGTTGSGGTATGGTGGTTNACPRVKIHVAAGAMLNVRPTPSTAKAAVGQLDDGAIVDVLAQVKGEVVGGNDVWFQIKAPNVTGYVSAQFATCTLEKPPVVTAPDGYYLPLACGKSAKIAQGNFGSFSHQGNSAYAYDFSIGLNTPMVAMADGVVKYLYNKTGPGDPCYNGGGSSCFPYANYVVILHGDGKLSTYKHLNKVNVSLGQTVKRGTVIGLSGSTGYSTGPHAHVMRMDDCGKYSCQSIPLKFVDVGGDHVPNTGETVKSGNCP; translated from the coding sequence ATGCGCCTCTTCCCGACCGTCTCGCTGCTGGCTTCGACCCTGCTGCTCTCCGGCTGCACCCTCGATTCCGGTGAGGGCGCCGAGCCCGCGCAGACGGGTTCCGGTGGAGCGGGCAGCTCGATTGGAGGTGGCGGAAGCGGCTGGGCGAGCGGGGGCGAGGCCGGCGTGGCCGGTGCCGCGGGCATGGCGGGCATGGCGGGCATGGCCGGCGCTGCGGGGGCTGGCGACGATGCGGGGGCGGGCGGCACCACGGGCAGCGGCGGCGCGGCGACCGGCGGCACCACGGGCAGCGGCGGAACGGCGACCGGCGGCACCGGCGGCACCACCAACGCCTGCCCGCGCGTGAAGATCCACGTCGCGGCCGGCGCGATGCTCAACGTGCGCCCCACTCCGTCCACCGCCAAAGCTGCGGTAGGTCAGCTCGACGACGGCGCCATCGTGGACGTGCTCGCCCAGGTGAAAGGCGAGGTCGTCGGCGGTAACGATGTCTGGTTCCAGATCAAGGCACCCAACGTCACTGGCTACGTCTCTGCGCAATTCGCCACGTGTACGCTCGAGAAGCCTCCGGTCGTCACGGCGCCCGACGGGTACTACCTTCCGCTCGCCTGCGGCAAGTCGGCGAAGATTGCCCAGGGCAACTTCGGCAGCTTCAGCCATCAAGGCAACAGCGCCTACGCCTACGATTTCTCCATCGGGCTCAACACACCGATGGTCGCCATGGCCGACGGCGTCGTGAAGTATCTGTACAACAAGACCGGCCCCGGGGACCCTTGTTACAACGGCGGCGGTTCGTCGTGCTTCCCCTACGCGAACTACGTGGTGATATTGCACGGTGACGGGAAGCTCTCGACCTACAAACACCTCAACAAGGTGAACGTGAGCCTCGGGCAGACGGTGAAGCGCGGCACCGTCATCGGTCTATCCGGCTCGACGGGATACTCCACCGGCCCTCACGCTCACGTCATGCGCATGGACGACTGCGGGAAGTACTCGTGTCAGTCGATCCCCCTGAAGTTCGTCGACGTCGGAGGCGACCACGTGCCCAACACCGGCGAGACGGTGAAGAGCGGCAACTGCCCCTGA